The genomic stretch CCGCCGACGACCCGGAGTTGCACCCGTCCGACCCGCCCGACTGGCGACTCGACCAGCCCCCGAAACAAGACGACGCCCGGCGGTTGTGAGGCGAGCGGCGCTCGGTGGTCGGCCATGTTCATGAGCCGGCGGCTCGGGACGGCCGTGAGGGACGCCTGGCCGGCCGCTGCCGAGACTCCGGTTCGGGGTGGTGCGGTTGCCGGGGATGACGAGGCGTACGGAATGAGGATGCCCGGCCATGTTCATGAGCCGGCGGCGGGGACGGCCGTGACGAGACGGGGTGAGATGCCGCTATTCGGGGGTTATGTCGGCGACGATGACTGTGACGTTGTCGGGGGCGCCGTTCTCGAGGGTTCGGTGGACGAGTTCGGCGGCGGCTGTCTTACGGTCGGCGTTGGTGAGCAGGGTTTCGGCGATGACCGCGTCTTCTACGTAATCGGACAGGCCGTCGCTGCAGAGGAGGAAACGGTCACCCTCCTGGATGCTGATCATGCGGCCCGCGGGGCGGTAAGGGCCGCCCTGGACGGCCTGCGTCACCAGGGCGCGCTGGGGGTGGCGGCGGGCGTCGGCGGGGGTGAGCACGCCCTGGTCGACCAGGGCCTGCACGTACGTGTCGTCGCGGGTCAGCTGGGTCATCTCGCCGTCGCGGACCAGATAGCAGCGGGAATCGCCGACGTTGAGCGCGGCCACGCGGTCGCCCGAGAGCAGGATCGCGGTGACCGTGGTGCCCATGCCGTCGCGGGCGTCGTCGTCGGCAACGGCGGCCTCGATGCGACCGTTGGCCGTCTCGAGCGCGGCGATCAGATCCTGCAGCGGCTCACCGGTGTCGGGGCTCGTGTCGACGACGCTGAGCGCCTGCACGAGGATGTCGCTGGCCAGCTCGCCGGCGGGCAGGCCGCCCATGCCGTCCGCGACCACGAGCAGCCGGTTCCCGACGAAAACCGAGTCCTCGTTGTTGGACCGCACCAGGCCCTGATCGGTGGCGGCGACCGCCCGGACAACAAGCGTCATGTGACAAGACTGCCAAAGCCCCGATCAGATGTCTCTAGTACCTCCTACGTAGTGGGGGGACGAGTTTGTGTTAAGGGCGATGAACTGGTCGTTCCCGGCAGCTCAACCACACCGGAGAGCTACCTCGCGCGGGGCGGCGGGACAACGGGTGCGGCCGTGGTTGACAATCGTCGTCGTGACGACACCCATCCATCAGCGCATTGCCACCGAACTCGGCGTCCGGGAGGGCCAGGTCACCGCGGCGGTCGATCTGCTCGACGGCGGGGCCACGGTGCCGTTCATCGCCCGGTATCGCAAGGAGGTGACCGGCGCCCTCGACGACACCCAGCTCCGTACGCTCGAGGAACGGCTGGGCTACCTGCGGGAACTGGAGGACCGGCGCGCCGCGGTGCTGGAGTCGATCCGTTCGCAGGGCAAGCTCGACGACGCGCTGGAACAGGCGATCCTGGCCGCCGAGTCGAAGGCCCGGCTCGAGGACATCTACCTGCCGTACAAGCCGAAGCGGCGTACGCGGGCCCAGATCGCTCGCGAGGCGGGGCTGGAACCGCTGGCCGACAAGCTGCTGGCCGACCCGAACCTCGACCCGCGGGCCGAGGCCGCCGCGTTCACCAACGAGCAGGTCGCCGACGAGCAGGCCGCCCTCGACGGGGCACGGGCCATCCTGATCGAGCGGTTCGCCGAGGACGCCGACCTGATCGGTGAGCTGCGGGAACGCATGTGGACGCGAGGCCGGCTGGTCGCCAAGGTGCGCGACGGCAAGCAGACCGAGGGCGCCAAGTTCGCCGACTACTTCGACTTCGCCGAGCCGTACGCGAAACTCCCGTCGCACCGCATCCTGGCCATGTTCCGCGGCGAGAAGGAGGACGTCCTCGACCTCACCATGGAACCGGAACCCGAGGACGAGTCGACGTTCGAGCCGCGCATCGCCGCCAGGTTCGGCGTCTCCGACCAGGGCCGCCCGGGCGACAAGTGGCTTTCCGACACCGTACGGTGGGCGTGGCGCACCCGGATCCTCATCCACCTCGGCGCCGACCTGCGGGTACGGCTCTGGCAGGCCGCCGAGGACGAGGCCGTACGCGTGTTCGCCGCCAACCTGCGGGACCTGCTGCTCGCCGCGCCGGCCGGGACGCGCGCCACCATGGGGCTCGACCCGGGATTCCGTACGGGTGTGAAGGTGGCCGTGGTCGACCCGACGGGCAAGGTCGTGGCCACCGACGTGATCTACCCGCACGTGCCGCAGAACCGCTGGGACGAGTCGATCCACCGGCTCGCCGCGCTGGCCGGCAAGCACAACGTCGACCTGATCGCGATCGGCAACGGCACCGCCTCCCGCGAGACCGACAAGCTCGCCGGGGAGCTGATCAAGCGACACCCCGAGGCCAAGCTCACCAAGGTCATGGTCAGCGAGGCCGGGGCGTCGGTCTACTCCGCTTCCGCGTACGCCGCCCAGGAGCTCCCTGGCATGGACGTGTCGCTGCGCGGGGCGGTGTCGATCGCCCGCCGTCTGCAGGACCCTCTCGCCGAACTGGTGAAGATCGACCCGCGTTCGATCGGCGTCGGGCAGTACCAGCACGACCTGTCCGAGTCCAAGCTGTCCAAGTCGCTCGACGCGGTGGTCGAGGACTGTGTGAACGCGGTCGGCGTCGACATCAACACGGCCTCGGCGCCGCTGCTCTCGCGGGTCTCGGGCATCACGGCCGGTCTGGCCGAGAACATCGTGCTGCACCGCGACTCGAACGGCCCGTTCAAGAACCGCAACGAGATCAAGAAGGTGGCCCGGCTCGGCCCCAAGGCGTTCGAGCAGTGCGCCGGCTTCCTGCGCATCCCGGACGGCGACGACCCGCTCGACTCGTCGGCGGTGCACCCCGAGTCGTACCCGGTGGTCCGCACGATCCTGGCCTCGGCGAAAACCGACATCAAGTCGCTGATCGGCAACAGCCCGCTGCTGCGCGCGCTGCGGCCCGAGCAGTTCGTCACCGACACCGTGGGCGTGCTGACCGTCACCGACATCCTGCGGGAGCTGGACAAACCGGGCCGGGACCCGCGGCCCGGGTTCACGACGGCCACGTTCGCCGAGGGCGTCGAAAAGATCGCCGACCTGAAGCCGGGCATGGTGCTCGAGGGCGTCGTGACCAACGTGGCGGCCTTCGGGGCGTTCGTCGACATCGGCGTTCACCAGGACGGGCTGGTGCATGTGTCGGCGCTGTCAAACACGTTCGTGAAGGACCCGCGCGAGGTCGTGAAGTCGGGCGACGTCGTGAAGGTGCGGGTCGTCGAGGTCGACGAGCAGCGCAAGCGGATCTCGCTGACGATGCGGTTGCAGGACGAGCCCGTACGCAAGCCGCGCGAGCCCCGTGAGTCCCGTGACGACCGGCCGCGTCAGGGCGGCCAGCGACAGGGCGGCCAGCGGCAGGCTGGTCAGCGGCAAGGCGGTCAGCGGCAGCAGCCTCAGACCAGCTTCAACGGCGGTGCGATGGCCGACGCTTTGCGCCGCGCCGGCCTGACCAAGGACTGACGTGTCCCCCGGGGCCGGGCGTGTCGCTCAGTGCTCGGCCCCGGGCGTGTCGGCGTTCTCGAACCCGTGCCTCTTCGATCAGCGCGCGCTCGGTCCCCGCAGCTCGATCCGGTCGAACGCGACCTCGGCCGCCTCCGCCTCGGGCATGTCCCGGTCGAGAATGACGCCCAGCAGCACCCGGTTCCCGCTGATCTCGGCCTTGCCCAGCGGCGCGTTCCCGATTTCGACGCCGTCCCGGGTCACCGTCACCGTCTCGCCGGCGACGTGCAGCCCGATCCGCGTCGCCGGGCCGCCCACCACGATCGGCTGGTCGAGCGGCAGGGTGCGGGACACGGTGACATCGGTGCCCTGGTGCGCCCCGACGAAGACGTTGCCCTGACAGACCCGTACGAGGTGACCACCCCGCGGAAGCTTGAAGTGGAACCAGATCGCCGCGCAGGCGTTGCCGGTCAGCAGGCGCACGCCGACGTCGATGCTGAGGTCGTCGGGCAGTGCGTCCTGCGGGCCGCGGCACTTGTAGAGCGACTTGGTGTCGATGCGGACGCGTAGCTCGCCCTCGACGAAGACGCACGACGACTTGCCGTCGGGTTCGGTCTTGGCCAGCCACAGCCGCTCGCGGTCGAGCTCGTCGGCGAGCAGCAGCGGGCCGGGCGGGACGGCCGGGGCTGACGATGCCGGCGGCTCGGTCTGGGGTGTCGCGGGGGCAGCCGCCGACTCGATCATGGGGCGGAAGACCAGCATCATCGCGCCGGTGATCACCGTCAGCACAAGCAGGGCGACCGCAGCGGGCAGAAACCAGCGACGCTTCCGCTCACCGGTGTCGGCACGTTCCTCTTCAGGCACTTCTGAAATGTCGTAAAGGAGAGGGGGTGGCGGCACGGCAACGGTCGGCTCCTCGCGCGGCGGGTTCGGCATCAGACCGGTCACGGACTGCGCCTGGTTGGCGGCGGCGCGCAGGACGGGTTGGCCCTCGAGGGCCGAGGCGGCCGGCCGGGACGGGCTCGAGACCAGCAGGTCGAGCAGTTCCCGGGCGGAGGGCCGCTCGGCCGGATCCTTGCGCAGCGCCAAGGCCACGAGCTCGCGCAGGGGGCCGCTCAAGCCGGACAGGTCGGGTTCGCGGGTGAGGATGCGGCCCGCGGTGGCCGGTGGGGACTCGCCGCCGAACGGGGTGCGGCCGGTGCCCGCGTACGTCACCACGCCACCCCACGCGAAGACGTCGGCCGCGGCGGTCAGCGGCACGTCGTCGTCGCCGAAGCGTTCGGGCGCCATGTACGCCACCGTGCCCATCATGAACTCGGGGGACGTGTTCGCCGTGTGCGCGCCGTCGATGTCGCGGGCGATCCCGAAGTCGATCACCTTGGGGGTGCCCGGGGCGAGCAGCACGTTGCGCGGCTTGAGATCGCGATGGATGATGCCGGCGCCGTGAATAGCGGTCAGCGCCGTGGCCACGCCGATCGCGACACTGTGGAGATTCGCCGCGGTGAGCGGGCCCTTCTCGTCGACGACCTGTTGCAGGGTGGGACCCTCGACGTACTCCACCACCAGGTAGGGGTGATCGGCGTCGGGGTCGGCGTCGAGCACCTCGGCGGTGCAGAACGGCGGCACCTGCCGGGCGCGGGCCACCTCGCTGCGGAACCGGCGGCGGAACTCGTCGTCGGGCGCCAGGTCAGCCCGTACGACCTTGACCGCCACCTGCGTGCCCGCCGGCGTCGTCGCCAAGAAGACGGTGCCCATGCCGCCCTCGCCGAGCCGGC from Paractinoplanes brasiliensis encodes the following:
- a CDS encoding PP2C family protein-serine/threonine phosphatase gives rise to the protein MTLVVRAVAATDQGLVRSNNEDSVFVGNRLLVVADGMGGLPAGELASDILVQALSVVDTSPDTGEPLQDLIAALETANGRIEAAVADDDARDGMGTTVTAILLSGDRVAALNVGDSRCYLVRDGEMTQLTRDDTYVQALVDQGVLTPADARRHPQRALVTQAVQGGPYRPAGRMISIQEGDRFLLCSDGLSDYVEDAVIAETLLTNADRKTAAAELVHRTLENGAPDNVTVIVADITPE
- a CDS encoding serine/threonine protein kinase, with the protein product MRPEPLRPTDPARLGSYELVGRLGEGGMGTVFLATTPAGTQVAVKVVRADLAPDDEFRRRFRSEVARARQVPPFCTAEVLDADPDADHPYLVVEYVEGPTLQQVVDEKGPLTAANLHSVAIGVATALTAIHGAGIIHRDLKPRNVLLAPGTPKVIDFGIARDIDGAHTANTSPEFMMGTVAYMAPERFGDDDVPLTAAADVFAWGGVVTYAGTGRTPFGGESPPATAGRILTREPDLSGLSGPLRELVALALRKDPAERPSARELLDLLVSSPSRPAASALEGQPVLRAAANQAQSVTGLMPNPPREEPTVAVPPPPLLYDISEVPEEERADTGERKRRWFLPAAVALLVLTVITGAMMLVFRPMIESAAAPATPQTEPPASSAPAVPPGPLLLADELDRERLWLAKTEPDGKSSCVFVEGELRVRIDTKSLYKCRGPQDALPDDLSIDVGVRLLTGNACAAIWFHFKLPRGGHLVRVCQGNVFVGAHQGTDVTVSRTLPLDQPIVVGGPATRIGLHVAGETVTVTRDGVEIGNAPLGKAEISGNRVLLGVILDRDMPEAEAAEVAFDRIELRGPSAR
- a CDS encoding Tex family protein, which codes for MTTPIHQRIATELGVREGQVTAAVDLLDGGATVPFIARYRKEVTGALDDTQLRTLEERLGYLRELEDRRAAVLESIRSQGKLDDALEQAILAAESKARLEDIYLPYKPKRRTRAQIAREAGLEPLADKLLADPNLDPRAEAAAFTNEQVADEQAALDGARAILIERFAEDADLIGELRERMWTRGRLVAKVRDGKQTEGAKFADYFDFAEPYAKLPSHRILAMFRGEKEDVLDLTMEPEPEDESTFEPRIAARFGVSDQGRPGDKWLSDTVRWAWRTRILIHLGADLRVRLWQAAEDEAVRVFAANLRDLLLAAPAGTRATMGLDPGFRTGVKVAVVDPTGKVVATDVIYPHVPQNRWDESIHRLAALAGKHNVDLIAIGNGTASRETDKLAGELIKRHPEAKLTKVMVSEAGASVYSASAYAAQELPGMDVSLRGAVSIARRLQDPLAELVKIDPRSIGVGQYQHDLSESKLSKSLDAVVEDCVNAVGVDINTASAPLLSRVSGITAGLAENIVLHRDSNGPFKNRNEIKKVARLGPKAFEQCAGFLRIPDGDDPLDSSAVHPESYPVVRTILASAKTDIKSLIGNSPLLRALRPEQFVTDTVGVLTVTDILRELDKPGRDPRPGFTTATFAEGVEKIADLKPGMVLEGVVTNVAAFGAFVDIGVHQDGLVHVSALSNTFVKDPREVVKSGDVVKVRVVEVDEQRKRISLTMRLQDEPVRKPREPRESRDDRPRQGGQRQGGQRQAGQRQGGQRQQPQTSFNGGAMADALRRAGLTKD